In Vibrio sp. STUT-A11, a genomic segment contains:
- a CDS encoding ABC transporter ATP-binding protein: MLKLSDLCKGYVDGGEFHPVLQGAELTLQRGEQVALMGESGSGKSTLLNLIAGLDTVDSGEIQFVGFAMHDAPEHLRTLYRRNNIGNIFQQFNLLPTLNIADNIRFCRQLKGLPEDQGLWRQILSALDLMPLLGRYPEEVSGGQQQRAAIARALYMEPQILLADEPTGSLDERNAEAVMRLLTTLARQLNCTLLLVTHSEKVADHMEGKIRLQGGQLHVMARS, translated from the coding sequence ATGTTAAAACTGTCAGACCTATGTAAAGGCTATGTAGATGGGGGAGAATTTCACCCAGTTTTACAAGGGGCAGAATTAACATTACAACGCGGTGAGCAAGTCGCTCTGATGGGTGAGAGTGGCTCAGGTAAGAGTACCTTACTTAATTTGATTGCTGGGCTTGATACGGTGGACTCCGGAGAGATCCAGTTTGTCGGTTTTGCGATGCATGATGCTCCTGAGCACTTAAGAACACTCTATCGCAGAAATAATATCGGCAATATTTTCCAGCAATTTAACCTCCTTCCGACCCTAAACATTGCGGATAACATTCGTTTTTGTCGTCAACTCAAAGGCTTGCCGGAAGATCAAGGTTTGTGGCGTCAGATTCTCTCCGCGCTCGACTTGATGCCGCTTCTTGGCCGTTATCCTGAAGAAGTCTCTGGTGGCCAGCAACAACGCGCTGCGATCGCTCGAGCTCTTTATATGGAGCCACAAATTCTTCTGGCCGATGAACCGACTGGAAGTTTGGATGAACGAAACGCTGAAGCGGTAATGCGTTTATTAACTACACTTGCTCGCCAACTGAATTGCACATTGTTGCTGGTGACCCACAGTGAGAAGGTCGCCGATCACATGGAAGGTAAAATCCGACTGCAAGGAGGGCAACTGCATGTTATGGCCCGTAGTTAA
- a CDS encoding MATE family efflux transporter encodes MSFFSQLLIHADKAFLRRLFAIALPITLQSIMFSSRSLVDVLMLGQLGEAEIAAVGVAARATFVTTIMLVGVTTGGALLTAQYWGAGDKAGVRESTSLTWVISMVFAAMAVFLFVVFPEPIMSLTTDSQQVIELGANYLVASSASMFAVACVASMAVGLRAMHQPGLSTFFSGIGIVSNVLLNWVLIFGHLGFPALGITGAAIATVISGAIEVGCLFGYLWAKKHILAFGWNDIRAGLVLEKITRFLSLSLPTTFNFLAWAGGLFVYHAIMGQAGVQGLAALSVMTPVESIALAMMIGLSNAAAVLVGNQLGAKKFEPVYYQAWATLILNLLIAVMVALVLLVSNQWILNAFSALTPETRQLSEQFMLILAIGVILRSIPMMVIVGVLRAGGDVKFCLYQDLIAQWVIGIPLAAFAAIYLGWEPQWVYLLFLTEEVVKWVISLPRVRSKKWMKNLIGK; translated from the coding sequence GTGTCTTTTTTTTCTCAGCTTTTAATTCACGCCGATAAGGCATTTTTACGTCGTTTGTTTGCCATAGCGCTTCCAATCACACTTCAAAGCATCATGTTTTCCAGCCGTAGCCTGGTCGATGTATTAATGCTCGGCCAGCTTGGTGAGGCTGAAATTGCCGCTGTTGGGGTAGCCGCTCGAGCCACGTTTGTCACCACCATCATGTTAGTCGGTGTCACAACCGGTGGAGCATTGTTGACTGCTCAATACTGGGGAGCCGGAGACAAAGCGGGCGTTAGAGAGAGTACATCTCTGACTTGGGTGATATCAATGGTGTTTGCCGCAATGGCCGTTTTCTTGTTTGTGGTCTTTCCAGAGCCCATCATGAGTCTAACCACCGATTCACAGCAGGTTATTGAACTGGGGGCTAACTATTTGGTGGCCTCTTCAGCCAGTATGTTTGCTGTTGCTTGTGTTGCTAGTATGGCCGTTGGTTTACGAGCGATGCACCAACCGGGCTTAAGCACATTCTTTAGTGGAATTGGAATCGTCTCGAATGTGTTGTTGAACTGGGTGTTGATTTTCGGTCACCTTGGTTTTCCTGCCCTTGGTATTACCGGGGCTGCCATCGCGACAGTAATTAGCGGTGCCATCGAAGTGGGCTGCCTATTCGGTTATTTATGGGCGAAGAAACATATTCTTGCGTTTGGTTGGAATGACATCCGTGCTGGACTAGTGCTGGAAAAAATTACGCGCTTTCTTAGTTTGTCATTACCCACGACATTTAATTTTTTGGCATGGGCTGGTGGGCTGTTTGTCTATCATGCGATTATGGGGCAAGCAGGCGTCCAAGGCTTAGCGGCTCTGTCAGTGATGACGCCCGTTGAATCAATAGCGTTGGCAATGATGATAGGTTTGTCGAATGCCGCTGCAGTGTTGGTGGGCAATCAGTTAGGCGCAAAGAAATTTGAACCCGTTTACTATCAAGCCTGGGCAACGCTGATTTTGAATCTTCTGATCGCAGTTATGGTTGCTTTAGTATTGTTGGTTTCAAACCAGTGGATACTGAATGCGTTCAGCGCTTTGACGCCAGAAACGCGTCAACTATCAGAGCAGTTCATGCTGATTCTGGCGATTGGTGTGATATTGCGTTCCATTCCTATGATGGTCATAGTAGGCGTTCTGCGTGCGGGCGGTGATGTTAAGTTCTGTCTTTATCAGGATTTGATAGCACAGTGGGTTATTGGTATCCCGCTTGCTGCCTTTGCTGCTATTTACCTTGGCTGGGAGCCTCAATGGGTGTACTTGCTCTTTTTAACCGAGGAAGTGGTGAAGTGGGTGATTTCCCTACCACGTGTTAGAAGTAAAAAGTGGATGAAAAACCTAATTGGGAAATAA
- a CDS encoding SDR family oxidoreductase, producing MKKVLVLGASGYIGSQLLPLLLDKGYSVTAAARHIDYLESRARPHPNLTLKYLDLADAEATLSIVTDFDLVFFLVHGMAQGDDFVEYELNLALNFKLALERSKVKHVIYLSAIQPQTGNSRHLAARKATGKIIRQSGVPVTELRAGVIIGPGSAAFEIMRDFVYNLPVLITPKWVDSKANPIALANLNHYLLSLAAESPPADSLIYEIGGPDTLSYREQFQVICQATNKPYRLWSTPILTPKMASYWLGLVTSVPSSIGKALLAGLEHDYIAESGAIEAKFPQDMISYEQAVTEAIAHEGTFVRSNVWGFEPAALKRWQPGYGYFPKQAGASIKTKASAESLWKVAQKIGSREKGYYFANILWRTREWMDIFFGGGKPVRVSPPGPELKVGDFIDSWKVIRCEENQFLSLFFGMKGPGLGRLEITIKDGGDERELDITAWWHPQGFLGLLYWFAMMPAHLFIFRGMVKAIANEAQNDNSNSAGGADTSKA from the coding sequence ATGAAAAAGGTGTTGGTACTTGGCGCGTCTGGATACATAGGCTCTCAACTTCTACCTCTTCTGCTTGATAAAGGTTACAGCGTCACAGCAGCGGCGCGACATATCGATTATTTAGAATCAAGAGCCCGCCCTCATCCAAACCTGACTCTGAAATACCTCGATTTGGCGGACGCTGAAGCGACGTTATCGATTGTGACCGATTTTGATTTGGTGTTTTTTCTGGTCCACGGTATGGCTCAGGGCGATGACTTTGTCGAATACGAGCTTAACCTTGCGCTGAACTTCAAACTCGCGTTAGAAAGAAGCAAAGTCAAGCATGTAATTTATCTGAGTGCAATCCAACCCCAGACAGGGAACTCGCGTCATTTAGCCGCACGGAAAGCAACCGGAAAAATCATTCGTCAGTCCGGTGTTCCAGTTACAGAATTGCGTGCTGGCGTGATTATCGGTCCAGGCTCTGCAGCATTTGAGATAATGCGTGACTTCGTCTATAACCTACCCGTTTTAATCACACCAAAATGGGTAGACTCCAAAGCCAACCCGATAGCGCTTGCGAACCTTAATCATTACTTACTCTCCCTGGCCGCAGAATCACCACCAGCAGACAGTTTGATTTACGAAATTGGAGGGCCAGACACCCTCAGCTATCGAGAACAATTTCAAGTCATTTGCCAGGCAACCAACAAGCCATATCGATTGTGGTCTACCCCAATCCTTACTCCTAAAATGGCATCTTACTGGCTCGGGCTGGTTACTTCCGTTCCATCAAGTATTGGCAAGGCGTTACTTGCGGGATTAGAACACGATTACATTGCAGAATCTGGGGCTATTGAAGCGAAATTTCCGCAAGATATGATCAGTTACGAACAAGCGGTAACAGAGGCAATCGCGCACGAGGGAACGTTTGTTCGCAGTAATGTTTGGGGTTTCGAACCCGCGGCCTTAAAGCGTTGGCAGCCCGGATATGGTTACTTTCCCAAGCAGGCCGGAGCTAGCATCAAAACCAAAGCATCCGCAGAATCTTTGTGGAAAGTTGCCCAAAAAATTGGTAGCCGAGAGAAAGGATACTACTTTGCAAATATTCTTTGGCGCACACGCGAATGGATGGATATCTTTTTTGGTGGCGGTAAACCCGTTCGAGTCTCCCCTCCCGGACCGGAGCTCAAAGTAGGTGATTTCATTGACTCATGGAAAGTCATCCGTTGTGAAGAAAACCAGTTCTTATCACTGTTTTTTGGCATGAAAGGCCCTGGGCTTGGACGCTTAGAAATCACTATTAAAGATGGGGGCGATGAACGAGAGTTGGATATAACGGCGTGGTGGCACCCGCAAGGTTTTCTGGGGCTGCTTTATTGGTTTGCGATGATGCCGGCCCACCTATTTATCTTCAGAGGTATGGTGAAAGCAATAGCAAATGAAGCGCAAAACGATAATTCGAACTCTGCTGGCGGGGCTGATACCAGTAAGGCATAG
- a CDS encoding DUF2913 family protein, giving the protein MSDYTKEIQNLVNSALADLDAQHRSGKLANAPVANNHYLVRWVTKALKSQNFGRVVGDDLTRWQKAGRSKGNDSGLLFIFKRISAYYAQFFPEGEEAKAIKDSDIDAFLDLMEQDGWEVSTSEQLLGCGKVQIFTEGPNSLALCTDQCESCFDGELLVKPMSWFVRGNHAEFVEKASQAGFMVHKVTDYKSIVKYHGEYLIFPANEGNQLAEIPLSFQA; this is encoded by the coding sequence ATGTCGGATTACACCAAAGAAATTCAGAACCTGGTTAACTCTGCGTTGGCAGATTTAGATGCGCAGCATCGCTCAGGTAAGCTGGCGAATGCGCCTGTGGCTAACAACCATTACTTGGTACGTTGGGTAACAAAAGCACTGAAATCGCAAAATTTTGGCCGAGTTGTGGGCGATGACCTGACTCGTTGGCAAAAAGCGGGACGTTCAAAAGGGAATGATTCCGGCTTGTTGTTTATTTTTAAACGTATCTCAGCCTATTACGCACAGTTCTTCCCTGAAGGAGAAGAAGCCAAAGCGATTAAAGATTCTGACATTGACGCCTTTTTGGATCTCATGGAGCAAGACGGCTGGGAAGTGTCTACCTCTGAGCAATTGTTGGGATGCGGTAAGGTTCAGATTTTTACCGAAGGTCCAAACTCATTAGCACTTTGTACCGATCAGTGTGAAAGCTGTTTTGATGGTGAGTTATTGGTTAAACCCATGAGTTGGTTTGTGCGCGGTAATCATGCTGAGTTCGTCGAAAAAGCATCGCAGGCGGGCTTTATGGTGCATAAGGTTACGGATTACAAATCGATTGTTAAATACCATGGTGAGTACCTAATCTTCCCTGCTAACGAAGGCAATCAGCTAGCAGAGATCCCGCTAAGTTTCCAAGCGTAA
- a CDS encoding Bcr/CflA family multidrug efflux MFS transporter: MTEKAQSAPQSQISFLLFIVLGAIGALTPLAIDMYLPAMPAIAKDLGVAPGAVQITLTAYTAGFAIGQLIHGPLSDSFGRRPVLILGVFFFGLAAVVSATTNGIDALTYVRTAQGFAGAAAAVIIQAVVRDMFEREDFARTMSFVTLVITIAPLVAPMIGGHFAIWFGWRSIFWVLAIFAVVVISMVFWKIPETLKPENRQPLRFRTTLRNYARLCSSSEALGLMLAGAFSFSGMFAFLTAGSFVYIDIYGVRPDYFGYLFGLNIVAMIIMTSINGRLVKKVGSHAMLRFGLSVQLLAGIGLLVAWLLDLGLWGTVPFVVLFIGTLSTIGSNAMALLLSGYPSMAGTASSLAGTLRFGMGSLIGAFVAALPGGVAWPMLIVMFACSVLSALFYWTLGRKA, encoded by the coding sequence ATGACAGAAAAAGCTCAAAGTGCTCCGCAATCCCAAATCTCCTTTTTACTATTCATCGTTCTTGGGGCGATTGGTGCACTGACTCCGCTTGCCATTGATATGTATTTGCCTGCGATGCCGGCGATCGCGAAAGATCTCGGTGTCGCGCCAGGCGCAGTACAAATTACGTTAACGGCATATACCGCGGGCTTTGCGATCGGACAGTTAATCCACGGCCCGCTCTCAGATAGCTTTGGACGCAGACCTGTTCTGATTTTAGGTGTGTTTTTCTTCGGATTAGCGGCCGTCGTGAGTGCGACTACAAATGGCATTGACGCTCTTACTTATGTTCGTACTGCACAAGGTTTCGCTGGAGCCGCAGCGGCGGTTATTATCCAGGCAGTCGTTCGCGACATGTTTGAGCGTGAAGACTTCGCCCGTACGATGTCATTCGTGACTCTCGTCATCACAATAGCGCCGCTGGTTGCGCCGATGATTGGTGGTCACTTTGCGATTTGGTTTGGATGGCGATCGATCTTCTGGGTACTGGCGATATTCGCCGTGGTGGTTATTTCAATGGTATTTTGGAAGATTCCTGAAACATTGAAACCAGAAAATCGTCAACCTTTACGCTTTCGTACCACGCTAAGAAACTACGCTCGTTTGTGTTCTAGCTCAGAAGCGCTGGGCCTGATGTTAGCTGGCGCATTTTCATTCTCTGGAATGTTTGCTTTCCTTACCGCGGGCTCATTTGTCTATATTGATATATACGGTGTTCGACCTGACTATTTTGGTTACCTGTTTGGTTTGAATATTGTCGCGATGATCATCATGACCAGCATTAACGGCCGCTTAGTGAAAAAAGTGGGGTCGCATGCCATGCTTCGTTTTGGTCTGTCTGTACAGCTTTTGGCCGGTATTGGTTTGTTAGTGGCCTGGTTGTTGGATTTAGGTTTATGGGGCACGGTACCTTTTGTTGTGCTCTTTATTGGTACGTTATCGACGATTGGCAGTAACGCTATGGCACTACTTTTAAGTGGCTATCCATCCATGGCAGGTACTGCATCGTCACTAGCCGGCACATTAAGATTCGGCATGGGATCGTTGATTGGTGCGTTCGTGGCGGCACTTCCGGGTGGCGTTGCATGGCCAATGCTCATTGTTATGTTTGCTTGTTCAGTGCTGTCAGCACTGTTTTATTGGACTTTAGGAAGAAAGGCGTAA
- the rsuA gene encoding 16S rRNA pseudouridine(516) synthase RsuA, with product MRLDKYLCDALGATRKQATKIIKSGEVTVDGDIQKSGSFKVPEGAEVMWEDRVVAAPGPRYIMLYKPADFVCSHEDGFNQTAFMLLDEPKIENLHFAGRLDVDTTGLVLITDDGKWSHRITSPKHKCEKTYRVWLVDAIQPDYADKLAEGIMLRNEQEATLPAHLEIVNEAENELLLTIVEGKYHQVKRMFAALGNKVEYLHRERIGSIELDEALEPGDYRYLTQGEIDSIWN from the coding sequence ATGCGTTTAGATAAATATTTGTGTGACGCTCTGGGTGCGACGCGCAAGCAGGCGACAAAGATCATCAAAAGTGGTGAAGTGACCGTTGATGGTGACATTCAAAAAAGTGGATCATTCAAGGTACCGGAAGGTGCGGAAGTCATGTGGGAAGACCGTGTAGTTGCTGCGCCGGGGCCGCGCTACATTATGTTGTACAAACCTGCTGATTTCGTTTGTTCACATGAAGATGGCTTTAATCAAACCGCATTCATGTTGTTAGATGAGCCAAAAATCGAGAATCTACATTTTGCTGGTCGTCTGGACGTTGACACTACTGGTCTGGTGCTCATTACCGATGATGGTAAGTGGTCGCACCGCATTACTTCACCAAAACACAAATGTGAAAAAACCTACCGTGTTTGGCTAGTTGATGCTATTCAGCCTGACTATGCTGACAAACTTGCCGAAGGCATCATGCTGCGCAATGAGCAGGAAGCGACGTTACCAGCGCATTTAGAGATCGTGAATGAAGCTGAAAATGAGTTGTTGCTAACCATCGTTGAGGGCAAATATCACCAAGTGAAACGCATGTTTGCTGCGCTCGGGAACAAAGTTGAGTATCTACATCGTGAACGCATTGGTTCTATCGAGCTTGATGAAGCACTCGAACCGGGTGATTACCGTTATTTGACTCAAGGTGAAATTGATTCAATCTGGAATTAA
- a CDS encoding DEAD/DEAH box helicase produces the protein MYTLRPYQADSVKAVIHYFRKHSTPAVIVLPTGAGKSLVIAELARLAKGRVLVMAHVKELVEQNHAKYEGYDLKGSIFSAGLGRKETDQQVVFASVQSVVRNLEAFKNQFSLLVIDECHRVPDEKNSSYQKVISHLKELNPGIKVLGLTATPYRLGMGWIYQYHTRGQVRTEEPRFFRDCIFELPIRYLLDENFLTPARMMDAPVLSYDFSQLKPANTGRYKEAEMDMVIDKAKRATPQIVEQIIQYAKDRHGVMIFAATVRHAQEIHGLLPEGQTAIVIGDTPTPERDAIIQAFKNREIKYLVNVSVLTTGFDAPHVDLIAILRPTESVSLYQQIVGRGLRLSEGKSECLVLDYAGNSYDLYQPEVGDPKPDSTSEVITIPCPACGFNNNFWGKLDSNGFLLEHFGRRCQGYFEDEDTGEREHCGYRFRAKYCGECGADNDIAARICHECDATLVDPDKKLKEALNLKDALIFECTEMDLSVFKSNDGKSQLKVTYSGEPYQGEGNALVHEFWSLTTKKQKQNFKDQFVRPHLADKHRPFEEASPTRVVANQHRFRLPQFVIARKSGRFWKLRDKIFDDELK, from the coding sequence ATGTATACACTTCGTCCCTATCAAGCTGACTCTGTAAAAGCGGTCATTCATTACTTTCGTAAACACTCGACACCTGCCGTGATTGTGTTGCCAACTGGTGCGGGCAAAAGCCTGGTGATTGCTGAATTGGCTCGTCTGGCTAAAGGGCGAGTGTTAGTTATGGCGCATGTTAAAGAACTGGTTGAGCAAAACCATGCCAAGTACGAAGGTTACGATTTAAAAGGGTCTATTTTCTCTGCAGGCCTTGGACGCAAAGAAACCGACCAACAAGTTGTCTTCGCTTCCGTCCAGTCGGTGGTAAGAAACTTAGAAGCCTTCAAAAACCAGTTCTCACTGCTGGTGATTGATGAATGCCATCGTGTGCCAGACGAGAAAAACAGTAGCTACCAGAAAGTGATTAGTCATCTGAAAGAGCTCAATCCCGGCATCAAGGTTCTTGGTCTTACCGCCACCCCATATCGTTTAGGCATGGGTTGGATTTACCAGTACCATACTCGCGGACAGGTTCGAACTGAAGAACCACGCTTCTTCCGTGACTGCATCTTTGAATTACCGATTCGCTACTTGCTCGATGAAAACTTTCTGACGCCAGCGCGAATGATGGACGCGCCCGTTTTGTCTTATGACTTTTCGCAGCTGAAACCCGCCAATACCGGGCGCTACAAAGAAGCGGAAATGGACATGGTGATCGACAAAGCCAAACGTGCTACGCCTCAAATCGTCGAACAAATCATTCAATACGCAAAAGACCGACATGGTGTGATGATTTTTGCCGCCACGGTTCGTCACGCGCAGGAGATTCATGGTTTATTACCTGAAGGCCAAACCGCAATTGTCATCGGAGATACGCCGACACCGGAGCGTGACGCCATCATTCAAGCGTTCAAAAATCGTGAAATTAAATATTTGGTTAACGTGTCGGTATTAACCACTGGGTTTGATGCACCGCATGTTGATCTGATTGCCATTTTGCGTCCGACAGAATCAGTCAGTTTGTATCAGCAAATCGTTGGCCGCGGGCTACGTCTGTCCGAAGGTAAGTCCGAATGTTTGGTTCTGGATTACGCCGGCAACAGCTACGACTTGTATCAACCAGAAGTTGGCGACCCCAAACCCGATTCCACCAGCGAGGTCATCACCATTCCCTGCCCTGCCTGTGGTTTTAATAACAACTTCTGGGGCAAATTGGACAGCAATGGCTTTTTGCTGGAACACTTCGGCCGCCGTTGCCAGGGTTACTTCGAAGATGAAGACACGGGTGAACGCGAGCATTGCGGTTACCGATTCAGAGCGAAATATTGTGGGGAATGTGGTGCTGACAACGACATTGCTGCGCGCATCTGCCACGAATGTGACGCCACATTAGTCGATCCGGATAAGAAGTTGAAAGAAGCGCTCAACCTCAAAGACGCATTGATATTCGAGTGCACGGAGATGGACTTGTCTGTATTCAAATCCAATGACGGCAAGTCCCAGTTAAAAGTTACCTACTCGGGAGAACCATACCAAGGTGAAGGGAACGCGTTAGTTCATGAGTTTTGGTCTCTCACTACCAAAAAGCAAAAACAGAACTTCAAAGATCAATTTGTTCGTCCTCACCTCGCGGACAAGCATCGTCCGTTTGAAGAAGCATCCCCTACTCGAGTCGTGGCGAATCAGCACCGATTTCGCTTACCGCAATTTGTCATAGCCAGAAAGTCAGGGCGATTTTGGAAACTGCGTGACAAAATTTTTGATGATGAACTGAAGTAG
- a CDS encoding PepSY domain-containing protein yields MNKSTNSQRVALFLSLLPMLISVPTFAQQKDRLASQDGHAIVQDVIKPGTEIEFDEDQDEVYRAVQNGDIRPFSELYATVEKDLFGRIIKVELEEDNHAWVYELKILFDNNVLKVEYDAATLEMLEVKGRNFNKALKPQQQINE; encoded by the coding sequence ATGAACAAATCAACGAATTCTCAGCGTGTTGCGTTGTTTTTAAGTTTGCTTCCGATGCTAATTTCGGTACCTACGTTCGCACAACAAAAGGATCGGTTGGCATCACAAGACGGCCATGCGATTGTACAGGATGTCATAAAACCTGGCACCGAGATTGAATTTGATGAAGACCAGGATGAAGTCTACCGCGCGGTGCAAAATGGAGATATTCGACCATTCTCCGAACTCTACGCAACGGTCGAAAAGGACTTGTTTGGTCGTATTATTAAAGTAGAACTCGAAGAAGACAATCATGCGTGGGTTTACGAATTAAAAATTCTCTTTGACAACAACGTACTAAAAGTTGAGTACGATGCAGCAACATTAGAAATGCTCGAAGTGAAAGGTCGTAACTTCAACAAAGCACTGAAACCACAGCAACAAATAAATGAATAA
- a CDS encoding response regulator transcription factor — translation MKILVVEDDPRIGEQIIETLENTGWVPELSQDGIDALYRATTEEWDAIVLDLGLPKLDGLSVLKGIRDENINTPVVILSARDALTERVEGLNAGADDYLTKPFEMVELIARIRAQLRRASGNASPVMQIGDLSLDTRTSKVMWKGEPINLTALEYKVVAYFVHNPDKVISRTELVEHIYKQDFDRDSNTIEVFIGRIRKKIAPKIIKTVRGLGYQLNAK, via the coding sequence ATGAAAATACTTGTTGTCGAGGATGATCCTCGCATTGGTGAGCAAATCATCGAGACGTTGGAAAACACTGGCTGGGTACCAGAACTCTCTCAAGATGGGATTGACGCGCTATATCGTGCGACAACAGAAGAGTGGGATGCGATCGTTTTAGATCTCGGCTTGCCTAAGCTAGATGGTTTATCAGTATTGAAAGGCATCCGTGATGAAAACATTAACACGCCTGTGGTTATTCTTAGTGCCCGCGACGCGTTGACAGAGCGTGTTGAAGGACTGAATGCCGGTGCCGATGATTACCTCACCAAGCCTTTTGAGATGGTGGAATTGATCGCCCGTATCCGTGCCCAGCTTCGCAGAGCCTCTGGCAATGCTTCTCCTGTCATGCAAATTGGCGATCTGAGTTTGGACACCCGCACCTCTAAAGTGATGTGGAAAGGTGAACCGATTAACTTAACTGCGCTCGAGTACAAAGTGGTTGCCTACTTTGTACATAATCCAGACAAAGTGATTTCACGGACAGAGCTGGTCGAGCATATTTACAAACAAGACTTCGACCGAGACTCGAACACCATTGAAGTGTTTATTGGTCGTATCCGTAAAAAAATTGCCCCTAAAATCATTAAAACTGTCCGAGGATTAGGGTACCAATTAAATGCCAAATAA
- a CDS encoding ATP-binding protein encodes MPNKYRLPLYPLKRLSIKSRLVLAAVVWLTAMILAAGVTIPTQVYNYMVDDTRSQLSVFMDEIAAQLEIDKTGHLSLAAQLSDPRFNRPYSGLYWSASTKTHLERSRSLWDKRIEYKELDKDAYGARDEKLITLEKVLYLPDYNGPIHVVVGIDEAPIKNTLQTLIGQLWLILGLLFAGVLTVILVQIAWSLSPLTKLQKELAELKSGNKTSLEETYPKEISPLISDLNALLFHYQELLERARNHAGNLSHALKTPLSVLKNEVRTLDTTVQSRLDEPLNQIQSHIDYHLGRARMAGSMNILSVKANPAQRVDAISMAFDKVYVQRDITLVNELDSELNVAVEKSDLDEMLGNLLENSYKWANQMIRVHSTQDKENIRLIIEDDGPGIPQEQLERVTQRGFRLDEETPGSGLGLNIVSEMAHSYRGQLDLESSKMGGLKATLILQRSRA; translated from the coding sequence ATGCCAAATAAATATCGACTGCCGCTGTACCCTTTAAAACGGCTCAGTATCAAAAGCCGACTGGTACTGGCTGCCGTCGTTTGGTTAACCGCAATGATCCTGGCTGCTGGCGTCACCATTCCGACTCAAGTGTATAACTACATGGTGGATGATACTCGCTCACAATTGAGCGTCTTCATGGACGAGATCGCTGCGCAATTAGAAATCGACAAAACGGGCCACTTATCTCTCGCGGCACAACTTTCTGACCCACGCTTTAACAGACCTTATAGCGGTTTATACTGGAGCGCTTCAACCAAAACTCACCTCGAACGTTCTCGCTCTTTATGGGACAAAAGAATCGAATATAAAGAGCTTGATAAAGACGCTTATGGCGCTCGCGATGAGAAACTAATTACCTTGGAAAAAGTACTGTATTTACCCGACTACAATGGCCCGATTCATGTTGTTGTCGGCATTGATGAGGCCCCAATCAAAAATACGCTTCAAACGTTAATTGGCCAATTATGGTTAATTTTAGGCTTGCTGTTTGCTGGCGTGCTTACCGTTATTCTGGTGCAGATAGCATGGTCTTTAAGCCCTCTGACTAAATTACAGAAAGAGCTGGCAGAGCTTAAATCAGGAAATAAAACCAGCCTGGAAGAGACCTACCCCAAAGAGATCTCACCCTTAATCTCCGATCTTAACGCGCTACTCTTTCATTATCAGGAGCTTTTGGAACGGGCACGAAATCATGCCGGGAATTTATCCCATGCGTTAAAGACACCATTATCTGTCCTGAAAAACGAAGTCCGCACCTTGGATACAACCGTCCAGTCCCGATTAGATGAACCTCTGAATCAAATCCAATCGCACATTGATTACCACTTAGGGCGAGCGAGAATGGCGGGATCAATGAATATCCTCTCCGTCAAAGCCAATCCAGCGCAGCGAGTCGATGCCATTTCTATGGCCTTTGATAAAGTCTACGTCCAACGTGACATCACTTTGGTCAATGAACTCGACTCTGAATTAAACGTGGCGGTAGAGAAAAGTGATCTTGACGAGATGTTAGGTAACCTACTTGAGAACAGCTACAAGTGGGCAAACCAAATGATCCGCGTCCACTCCACTCAAGATAAGGAAAATATCCGCCTTATCATAGAAGACGACGGCCCGGGAATTCCTCAAGAGCAGTTAGAGCGTGTGACTCAACGAGGCTTTAGACTGGATGAAGAAACGCCGGGCTCTGGGCTGGGGTTAAATATTGTCAGTGAAATGGCGCATAGTTACCGCGGACAGTTAGATCTAGAATCAAGCAAAATGGGTGGGTTGAAAGCCACACTGATATTGCAGAGAAGCCGAGCATAA
- the rplY gene encoding 50S ribosomal protein L25 has translation MKFEAVVRTELGKGASRRLRHAGKFPAVVYGGEEAAVAIVLNHDEIVNQMDKPEFYEALVLVIDGKEVNVKPQDVQRHAFKPKVEHMDFIRI, from the coding sequence ATGAAATTCGAAGCAGTAGTACGTACTGAACTAGGTAAAGGTGCGAGCCGCCGCCTACGTCACGCTGGCAAATTCCCTGCAGTTGTATACGGCGGTGAAGAAGCAGCAGTAGCTATCGTTCTTAACCACGACGAAATCGTTAACCAAATGGACAAGCCTGAGTTCTACGAAGCGCTAGTTCTAGTTATCGATGGCAAAGAAGTTAACGTCAAGCCACAAGACGTTCAACGTCACGCGTTCAAGCCAAAAGTTGAGCACATGGACTTCATCCGTATCTAA